The genomic region CGCTTTCCTTGAGGAACTCGTTTCGAAATATCCTGAATTAAAAGGAAAGGTTAAAGGTCGAGGCTTTATGGTAGGAATTTCATCGGAAGTAGATGGGTTGTCAGAGCAAGTTGCAGCGGAAGCGTTTAAGCGTGGACTCATTATGGAGACCTCAGGCCCTAAAGACGAAGTATTTAAATTGTTCCCACCAATCAACATTGATGATGAAGGATTAAATAAAGGGTTAGAAATTTTAGAACAAAGTGTTAAAAGTGTAGTAAAAGAACCAGTAACACAGTAAGAGAAATCGAGGAGGAAACGAGATGAAAGTAGTTGCACTAAAAGATATTATTGGAACGGAACAAGAAGTAAAAGGGGAGAATTGGACGAGTCGACGATTACTTCTTAAAAAAGACGGTATGGGTTATTCCGTTCATGATACAATTATTAAAGCAGGTACAGAAACACATATATGGTATCAAAATCATTTAGAAGCTGTATATTGCATCGAAGGCGAAGGGGAAGTTGTAACATTAAAAGATAATAAAGTTTGGCCGATTAATAAAGATGTAATTTATGCTCTTGATGAGTATGATGAACATTTGCTTCGTGCTAAAACAGATATGAGAATGGTATGTGTGTTTAATCCACCAATTACAGGAAAAGAAACACATGATGAAAACGGTGTATACCCATTAATTGAAGACGATGAATAAAAGGTTAGCCCCCCATCAATGTAATGGGGGGTTTTATTATGTGAGTAAACGATAGAAATGACGTCATATTTGATAAATGATATTAACATGAATAAAAGGACAAAGTCCATTTATAATAACAATTGATTAGTCTAATCCTTAGTTCTATAA from Salirhabdus salicampi harbors:
- a CDS encoding ectoine synthase; its protein translation is MKVVALKDIIGTEQEVKGENWTSRRLLLKKDGMGYSVHDTIIKAGTETHIWYQNHLEAVYCIEGEGEVVTLKDNKVWPINKDVIYALDEYDEHLLRAKTDMRMVCVFNPPITGKETHDENGVYPLIEDDE